A portion of the Deinococcus peraridilitoris DSM 19664 genome contains these proteins:
- a CDS encoding class I SAM-dependent methyltransferase, which yields MTTTDTMAPEMLALKDRLKVTWMSGDYGVFARYLEPGALEILERWDLQPGERVLDVGCGAGQIALPAAARGVDVTGVDIAANLIAQARRRAEDAGVRATFDEGDAERLPYPDASFDTVVSLIGAMFAPRPDRVAAELLRVCRPGGRILLANWTPAGFIGQMFKTIGKHVPPSPLMPSPLLWGDEQTVRDRLGSGTSDLRFQRYHYRLAYPFPPQDVVAFFREYYGPTNRAFAALDEAGQDALEADLVRLWSEHNIAGPGESAIESEYLEVRATRG from the coding sequence ATGACCACAACGGACACCATGGCCCCGGAGATGCTCGCACTCAAGGACCGGCTGAAGGTCACCTGGATGAGCGGCGACTATGGCGTGTTCGCCCGGTACCTCGAACCGGGCGCGTTGGAAATCCTGGAACGCTGGGACCTCCAGCCCGGCGAGCGCGTTCTGGACGTGGGCTGCGGCGCTGGGCAGATCGCTCTTCCCGCTGCGGCACGCGGAGTTGACGTGACGGGCGTGGATATCGCGGCGAACCTCATCGCGCAGGCGCGGCGGCGCGCCGAGGACGCCGGGGTCCGCGCCACCTTCGACGAGGGTGACGCGGAGCGCCTGCCCTACCCGGACGCGAGCTTCGACACGGTCGTGAGCCTCATCGGCGCGATGTTCGCTCCCCGTCCCGACCGCGTGGCGGCCGAACTGCTGCGGGTGTGTCGGCCCGGCGGCCGCATCCTGTTGGCCAATTGGACGCCGGCGGGGTTCATCGGCCAGATGTTCAAGACCATCGGAAAGCACGTGCCGCCCTCTCCGCTCATGCCGTCGCCGCTCCTGTGGGGAGACGAGCAGACCGTCCGTGACCGGCTGGGCAGCGGGACGAGCGACCTGCGGTTCCAGCGCTACCACTACCGGCTCGCTTACCCTTTCCCCCCACAGGACGTGGTCGCGTTCTTCCGGGAGTACTACGGTCCGACGAACCGCGCGTTTGCCGCGCTTGACGAGGCGGGACAGGACGCGCTCGAGGCGGACCTGGTCCGCCTCTGGTCGGAGCACAACATTGCTGGACCAGGGGAGAGTGCCATCGAGAGCGAGTACCTCGAAGTGAGGGCGACGCGAGGCTGA
- a CDS encoding tetratricopeptide repeat protein — protein MGPTSEGPDSQALLGQARIAREQGRLADARERFQALLTRDLDATTKAEARAGLASVLHMSGLSAEALVEFHLALELREQAADLYGAAGIHLNLGLLWGDLGNQVAAFEHYEQASEILRQGGDPVRLLILHINLGRAHIEHGDLERGERITREGLELVDAGTSVRHHTLLQLNLAEALRRRQQLEEAAAHYLSVIEQATAHRMPYLKQRALHGQALVQMASGQHVKARELLFDALTMARQMNDLDAELLAMTGLAEVSLDAGQFGIALTDAELVLIRAGEGARKRFLVQGHELMARACEGLNDYRCAYEHVGQARSLEQSLYAEDSQERIRILQTKYDLDRQHSRHSRAGQKEPS, from the coding sequence ATGGGCCCAACAAGCGAAGGACCTGACAGTCAAGCGTTGCTCGGACAGGCACGAATTGCCCGAGAGCAGGGCCGTCTGGCGGACGCACGTGAACGTTTTCAGGCCCTGCTGACCAGAGATCTTGACGCGACGACGAAAGCAGAGGCCCGGGCAGGGCTCGCCAGCGTCCTGCACATGAGTGGACTCAGCGCCGAGGCGCTCGTCGAATTTCACCTTGCACTCGAACTGCGTGAGCAGGCAGCAGACCTGTACGGAGCGGCCGGCATTCACCTCAACCTCGGTTTGCTGTGGGGCGACCTCGGCAACCAGGTCGCCGCCTTCGAGCATTACGAGCAGGCCAGCGAAATCCTCAGGCAGGGTGGGGATCCCGTACGACTCCTGATCCTGCACATCAACCTGGGGCGTGCCCACATTGAGCACGGCGACCTGGAGCGTGGCGAGCGAATCACCCGTGAAGGTCTTGAGCTGGTCGACGCCGGCACTTCAGTACGTCACCATACCCTGCTGCAACTGAACCTCGCCGAAGCACTGCGCCGACGTCAACAACTCGAGGAAGCCGCAGCCCACTACCTCAGCGTGATCGAGCAGGCCACCGCACACCGGATGCCCTACTTGAAACAGCGCGCCCTGCACGGACAGGCGCTGGTGCAGATGGCGAGCGGCCAACACGTGAAGGCACGCGAGTTGCTCTTCGACGCCCTCACGATGGCGAGACAGATGAACGATCTCGATGCCGAACTCCTCGCCATGACCGGTCTGGCGGAAGTCTCGCTGGACGCCGGACAGTTCGGCATTGCCCTGACTGACGCCGAACTCGTACTGATCCGCGCCGGGGAGGGAGCGCGAAAGCGCTTTCTGGTCCAGGGGCACGAACTGATGGCCCGTGCCTGCGAGGGACTCAACGACTACCGCTGTGCCTATGAGCACGTCGGTCAGGCCCGCAGCCTGGAGCAGTCACTGTACGCCGAGGACAGCCAGGAGCGCATTCGTATCCTGCAAACGAAGTACGACCTCGACCGTCAGCACAGCAGGCACAGTCGCGCTGGTCAAAAGGAGCCCTCTTGA
- a CDS encoding S8 family serine peptidase produces MRDSLNPNTSSYRNVTCKAAFALLLLPLFAACGQQPGSESFRLDVASTISSPKKPNVARVKLLSTDTVESLEVLYNGKVIAFKPSQGFAIVTTSLTDSTEPAETAHLSAIEPDVGVVRLSGTGGAWSDGTGGAWSDGTGGAWSDGTGGAWSDGTGGAWSDGQFTALPANNDAWKAIRLESAQKAIPELGSGIMIAVIDSGVDTGHPALKNRLAPSSMWRDLVDNDNLPDEVGTPADPAFGHGTAVATIAAQISPRAQILPYRVIRPDGYGNLSDVVNAVVRAADQGAQVINLSLGTDRRSPALEAVIDYAESTGAIVVAASGNRNLSEIDLPARNATSSSQRLSVGSVGNTLARSPFSNYGAGLELHAPGEAIGAAAPGERLIAWTGTSMSTAVVSGAAALGLSSRATPVLVGNALTNTTVPLSGASSAAGAIDLAAFARTLGR; encoded by the coding sequence ATGCGCGACTCCTTGAATCCCAATACGTCCAGCTACCGAAACGTCACCTGCAAGGCCGCCTTCGCGCTCCTGCTGTTACCACTCTTTGCCGCCTGCGGCCAGCAACCAGGCAGCGAGTCATTCCGTCTGGACGTCGCCTCCACAATCAGCAGCCCCAAGAAACCCAACGTTGCCAGGGTCAAACTGCTCAGCACCGACACGGTTGAATCCCTCGAAGTGCTATACAACGGCAAAGTCATCGCCTTCAAGCCCAGCCAGGGCTTCGCGATTGTCACCACCTCCCTCACCGATTCCACCGAGCCTGCCGAAACCGCGCACCTGTCCGCCATCGAACCGGACGTGGGCGTTGTGCGTCTCAGCGGCACGGGTGGCGCGTGGTCCGACGGGACCGGCGGTGCCTGGTCGGATGGTACGGGTGGCGCGTGGTCCGACGGGACCGGCGGTGCCTGGTCGGATGGCACCGGGGGCGCGTGGTCGGACGGGCAATTCACGGCTCTTCCTGCCAACAACGATGCCTGGAAAGCCATCCGGCTCGAAAGCGCACAGAAAGCGATTCCTGAACTCGGTTCCGGCATCATGATCGCGGTAATCGACAGTGGCGTCGACACCGGCCACCCGGCCCTGAAAAACCGGCTCGCGCCCAGCAGCATGTGGCGCGATCTGGTCGACAACGACAATCTGCCCGATGAAGTCGGCACCCCAGCCGATCCCGCTTTCGGGCACGGCACGGCCGTCGCAACCATTGCCGCGCAGATCAGTCCCCGCGCACAGATTCTGCCGTACCGTGTTATCCGTCCTGACGGGTACGGTAACCTTTCGGACGTGGTCAACGCCGTCGTGCGTGCCGCCGATCAGGGCGCGCAGGTCATCAATCTCAGCCTGGGTACGGACAGACGCTCCCCTGCCCTGGAAGCCGTCATCGACTACGCCGAGTCGACTGGCGCGATTGTCGTCGCAGCCAGCGGCAACCGCAACCTCTCCGAAATCGATCTGCCGGCGCGTAACGCCACCAGCAGTTCACAACGCCTGTCGGTTGGCAGCGTCGGCAACACCCTTGCCCGCAGTCCCTTCAGCAATTATGGTGCCGGGCTGGAGCTCCACGCGCCCGGTGAAGCGATTGGGGCGGCGGCGCCCGGCGAGCGGCTCATTGCCTGGACGGGCACCTCCATGAGCACCGCCGTCGTGTCCGGTGCGGCGGCCCTGGGTCTTTCGAGCCGCGCGACTCCCGTGCTGGTCGGTAACGCGCTCACCAATACCACCGTCCCGCTCAGTGGCGCCAGCAGCGCCGCCGGGGCAATTGATCTGGCAGCGTTCGCCCGTACCCTCGGGCGCTGA
- a CDS encoding DMT family transporter, which translates to MTAFGASLGWKREQWIGLACALVTVLIWSGFILVSRLGAKGSLSPFDISALRFGVSGLVMLPFLLRSGTGGLRLWQVAALGVTAGLGYALLAYSGFHFAPAAHAAVFMPGMLPFFTAALAWGVLGERWTRARFLGLAVVGVGIALLAADELVRTGGATWRGDLLFLGASLLWAAYGLLARQWRVGPLQATAVIGVFCLVTYWPPYLLSGQSGLLAAPLSEVLLQGIYQGFLAVVVALITYTRALQTLGPALTTTITSLTPALAALSAVPLLGESLSAVSVAGVMVVTLGVLVSVVRLSR; encoded by the coding sequence GTGACCGCCTTCGGGGCGTCGCTCGGCTGGAAGCGTGAACAGTGGATCGGGTTGGCCTGTGCGCTGGTGACGGTGCTGATCTGGTCGGGCTTCATTCTGGTGTCGCGTCTCGGTGCCAAGGGCTCACTGTCGCCGTTTGACATTTCGGCGCTGCGCTTTGGCGTTTCGGGGCTGGTGATGCTGCCCTTTTTGCTGCGAAGCGGCACGGGAGGCTTGCGGCTGTGGCAGGTGGCCGCTCTGGGCGTGACGGCAGGGCTGGGGTACGCGCTGCTGGCTTACTCGGGGTTTCATTTTGCGCCGGCGGCCCACGCCGCGGTGTTCATGCCGGGTATGCTGCCGTTCTTCACGGCTGCACTCGCCTGGGGCGTGCTGGGTGAGCGCTGGACCCGTGCGCGTTTTCTGGGTCTGGCCGTCGTTGGGGTGGGCATCGCGCTGCTGGCCGCCGACGAGCTTGTTCGCACCGGAGGAGCGACCTGGCGGGGTGACCTGCTGTTCCTGGGGGCTTCACTGCTGTGGGCGGCCTACGGGCTGCTGGCGCGTCAGTGGCGCGTTGGGCCGCTGCAGGCAACGGCGGTCATCGGGGTGTTCTGCCTGGTGACGTACTGGCCTCCGTACCTGCTTTCAGGACAGTCGGGCCTGCTGGCGGCTCCCCTGTCAGAGGTGTTGCTGCAAGGCATTTATCAGGGTTTTCTGGCCGTGGTGGTCGCGCTGATCACTTATACCCGCGCATTGCAGACGCTGGGACCGGCCTTGACGACCACCATCACGTCCCTGACGCCGGCGTTGGCAGCCCTCTCGGCCGTGCCGCTCCTGGGAGAGTCGCTCTCTGCGGTGTCGGTGGCCGGGGTGATGGTGGTGACCTTGGGCGTGCTGGTCAGTGTGGTCCGCCTGTCACGGTAA
- a CDS encoding MATE family efflux transporter, giving the protein MNLSDHRHIARIAVPVSLEMTFQLLLNFGVQLVVGVLGTLALAAVGLVNSLVVVGMVSLSTIGAAAAILAARAHGARSPQAVARVATTAGVLAFLFTLTLCLPAAFFAQPLLLGLGATAEIAATGARYFQLTVLALPFMVHASVTSGVFRSLGQARIPMQVSIFAVLFNGLLAYALVVGLGPLPVLGLGGAALASLIAQGLRAALLFWLLHLRPGRVPLSWSRSLTTWRQAAGQLLTLAFPLAMTQLSWSAGAFLYALLFARLSVSALAASQIVLSLEGVFIVASYGLMSASTTLIGHAVGQGDHRRAQDWSVILQRVGMATGLGFGVLFMASAYLLPHLYPNISPATLQVAFWGIVINAAFQVVKVRNMILGGGVLPSGGDARGVVIGDLIGPFVVGLPLAYLLGFTLELGVWGVFWGRIADEVAKASFFTWRVRRLRWQALTAPRATVTQQAA; this is encoded by the coding sequence TTGAATCTCTCGGATCATCGTCACATCGCACGAATTGCCGTGCCCGTCAGCCTCGAGATGACCTTTCAGCTGCTGCTGAACTTTGGCGTACAACTCGTTGTCGGCGTGCTGGGCACCCTGGCACTCGCCGCCGTCGGTTTGGTCAACAGCCTCGTCGTGGTCGGCATGGTCAGCCTCAGCACCATCGGGGCCGCGGCCGCCATTCTGGCCGCCCGGGCGCACGGAGCCCGCAGTCCGCAGGCCGTGGCGCGCGTGGCCACCACGGCGGGGGTGTTGGCTTTCCTCTTCACGCTCACCTTGTGCCTGCCTGCAGCGTTCTTCGCGCAGCCCCTGCTGCTGGGCCTGGGCGCCACCGCTGAAATTGCCGCAACTGGCGCACGGTACTTTCAGCTCACCGTGCTGGCGCTGCCGTTCATGGTGCATGCCTCCGTGACCAGCGGAGTGTTCCGCTCGCTGGGTCAGGCGCGCATTCCGATGCAGGTCTCGATCTTTGCCGTGCTGTTCAACGGCCTGCTGGCCTACGCGCTGGTCGTCGGTCTGGGTCCGCTGCCGGTGCTGGGCCTTGGCGGTGCGGCCCTGGCCAGCCTGATCGCTCAGGGTCTGCGCGCCGCGCTGCTGTTCTGGCTGCTGCACCTGCGCCCCGGCCGGGTGCCGCTGAGCTGGTCACGCTCGCTCACGACCTGGCGCCAGGCAGCGGGGCAGCTGCTCACGCTGGCCTTTCCCCTGGCCATGACCCAGCTGTCCTGGAGCGCTGGCGCCTTTCTGTACGCGCTGCTGTTCGCGCGCCTGAGTGTCTCTGCGCTGGCAGCGAGCCAGATTGTGCTGTCACTCGAAGGCGTGTTCATCGTGGCCTCGTACGGGTTGATGTCGGCCTCCACCACCCTGATCGGGCACGCGGTCGGTCAGGGTGACCATCGGCGCGCGCAGGACTGGTCGGTCATCCTGCAGCGGGTGGGCATGGCGACAGGCCTGGGCTTCGGTGTGCTGTTCATGGCCTCGGCGTACCTGCTGCCGCACCTTTACCCCAACATCAGTCCCGCGACCTTGCAGGTGGCCTTCTGGGGCATCGTGATCAACGCAGCCTTTCAGGTCGTGAAGGTGCGCAACATGATTCTCGGCGGCGGCGTGCTGCCCAGCGGGGGAGACGCACGGGGCGTGGTGATCGGTGATCTGATCGGCCCATTTGTGGTGGGGCTGCCGCTTGCTTATCTGCTGGGCTTCACCCTCGAACTGGGCGTGTGGGGCGTCTTTTGGGGACGCATTGCCGATGAGGTGGCCAAAGCCTCGTTTTTCACCTGGCGTGTGCGGCGTCTGCGCTGGCAGGCCCTGACAGCTCCCAGGGCGACGGTGACCCAGCAGGCCGCATGA
- a CDS encoding SDR family NAD(P)-dependent oxidoreductase, which yields MKQTLQGRWALVTGSTRGIGQQIALGLAQRGANVIVHGRTLAHTQATLDLLAAYGVQTHAVAGELAREEGVQAIIEGVRAGPGSIDILYNNAAIQNPWKPLFEITPRDWQDSFQINLYAVVQLCTAFAPQMRERGFGRIINLTSGIQDVPQLAPYSVSKAAIDKYSRDLAAELRGSNVLVNYLDPGWLRTDLGGPNGEWPVETVLPGALVPALLEDHGPSGRLYAAQDFKYLD from the coding sequence ATGAAACAAACTCTGCAGGGCCGCTGGGCCCTCGTGACAGGCTCGACGCGCGGTATCGGACAGCAGATTGCCCTGGGCCTGGCTCAGCGTGGCGCGAACGTCATCGTGCACGGCCGCACCCTGGCGCACACGCAAGCGACTTTGGATCTGCTGGCGGCGTACGGCGTGCAGACCCACGCGGTCGCCGGAGAACTCGCCCGTGAAGAGGGCGTGCAGGCGATCATCGAAGGCGTGCGGGCCGGACCAGGATCCATCGATATTCTCTACAACAACGCCGCGATCCAGAATCCCTGGAAGCCCCTGTTCGAGATCACTCCGCGAGACTGGCAGGACAGCTTTCAGATCAATCTGTACGCCGTGGTGCAGTTGTGCACGGCGTTCGCTCCGCAGATGCGCGAGCGGGGTTTCGGGCGCATCATCAACCTGACCAGTGGCATTCAGGATGTGCCGCAACTTGCGCCCTACAGTGTCTCCAAGGCCGCCATCGACAAGTACTCACGCGATCTGGCCGCCGAACTGCGCGGCAGCAACGTGCTGGTGAACTACCTCGATCCGGGCTGGCTGCGCACTGACCTGGGCGGCCCCAACGGTGAGTGGCCGGTGGAAACGGTGCTGCCCGGAGCGCTGGTGCCCGCCCTGCTCGAAGATCATGGTCCGAGTGGCCGACTGTACGCCGCGCAGGACTTCAAGTACCTGGACTGA
- a CDS encoding EAL domain-containing protein: MTAAPLSVAIITDFVHNYQAHLLVGIREALNERGLASTVYVGRELFPPGHPVHDANAVYRLIRPDQHCGVILLTANLGRAVSGDDLMRFARQFAPLPVVSVGKKIAGVPSILVDSRPGMQALMEHLIVKRQFRRFVFVRGREGNDDSNDREQVFREALALHGLPFRSDWTLCGDYRAHAAYDAMRTLLATTRDFDVVVSANDQMTEGIIRALREHELRVPEDVAVVGFDDDEDFRHAIPPLTTVRQPVVEQGVAAVELLCSLDPRHDVHIDTQLVVRESCGTKGGSGPLSLAHEALPRTLDRQKAQQEVLDYLRQVSRDPQARQPFLAYWKNQLLGNLGREHDLVTWRHLLNDFRTALRPELSGVVLSDFDALFADVQTLLYDALQMAYAKQRLAEATNAVLISNMVSALSYEAMFGAALNYLKHLRLNRVVLVLYERFGRLPSELARVMFAEGTRSALDRDLFPTARLLPEGMRGELFEGHLMIIPLFTTGAQYGYLIVDQPHGVYFDEETPQHTISRSIRHLEQLHAMRSAHDDLERRVADRTLELQRLNEQLQHDAVHDVLTGLANRALFHDRLRRVVAQAERDSTQGYAVLFLDCDRFKSINDTMGHSVGDDFLIEFAGRLSTSVRPQDTVARFGGDEFAVLLEDVFEAPDVMMIAERIQHTLSEPMDLLGRPFAVTASMGIVTSAGGYSKYEDVLRDADIAMYHSKSLGPGRTTMFEVTMHERVLNRSRLETELRQALSRGGLSVQYQPIVDVQSGTLRGFEALARWVHPVRGFVSPGEFISVAEEAGLVVDLDRFVLFEACDCLRAWREQVPQARDCFLSVNVSTTQFSRADFVHAVQGVLRDTGLCPADVRLEITESLLMQRAPVVQRNLEGLRELGVQLYIDDFGTGYSSLGYLQQFAPSVLKIDRSFVQRVPMHSESAELVRTILSMARNLNIAVVAEGVECQEQWTWLREAGCTYAQGFFFAKPLVPEDALDVLRQNQPLPGTPKEASGMKVSGSGGHGS; the protein is encoded by the coding sequence ATGACCGCTGCACCGCTCAGCGTCGCGATCATCACGGATTTTGTTCACAACTACCAGGCGCACCTGCTGGTGGGCATTCGTGAAGCCCTCAACGAACGGGGACTGGCTTCCACGGTGTACGTCGGACGGGAACTGTTCCCGCCGGGGCATCCCGTGCACGACGCCAACGCGGTGTACCGTCTGATCAGGCCCGATCAGCACTGCGGGGTGATTCTGCTGACGGCCAACCTGGGGCGTGCGGTCAGCGGTGACGACCTGATGCGCTTCGCGCGGCAGTTTGCGCCTTTGCCGGTCGTATCCGTCGGGAAGAAAATCGCGGGTGTTCCCTCGATTCTGGTGGACAGCCGACCGGGCATGCAGGCCTTGATGGAACACCTGATCGTCAAGCGCCAGTTCCGGCGTTTCGTATTCGTGCGGGGCCGTGAAGGCAACGACGACTCGAATGACCGTGAGCAGGTGTTCCGCGAAGCGCTGGCGCTGCACGGCCTGCCTTTTCGTTCCGACTGGACGCTCTGCGGGGATTACCGGGCACACGCCGCGTATGACGCCATGCGAACGCTGCTGGCCACCACCCGCGATTTCGATGTGGTGGTCTCTGCCAACGACCAGATGACCGAAGGCATCATCCGGGCCTTGCGAGAGCACGAATTGCGCGTGCCCGAAGACGTGGCCGTGGTGGGCTTCGACGATGACGAGGACTTCCGGCATGCCATTCCGCCGCTCACCACCGTACGCCAGCCGGTGGTCGAGCAGGGCGTGGCGGCCGTAGAACTGCTCTGCTCGCTTGATCCTCGTCATGACGTCCATATCGATACGCAGCTGGTCGTGCGGGAATCGTGCGGCACGAAAGGCGGTTCGGGACCGCTCAGCCTGGCGCACGAAGCACTGCCCCGCACGCTGGACCGCCAAAAAGCCCAGCAGGAGGTGCTGGACTACCTGCGTCAGGTGAGCCGTGATCCACAGGCACGCCAGCCTTTTCTGGCGTACTGGAAAAACCAGCTGCTCGGCAATCTGGGCCGCGAGCATGACCTGGTCACGTGGCGTCACCTGCTCAACGATTTTCGCACCGCGCTGCGTCCGGAACTCTCGGGAGTGGTGCTCAGTGACTTCGACGCTCTGTTCGCCGACGTGCAGACGCTGCTGTATGACGCGCTGCAGATGGCCTACGCCAAGCAGCGCCTGGCGGAGGCGACCAACGCCGTGCTGATCTCCAACATGGTCTCCGCCCTCAGCTATGAAGCGATGTTCGGTGCGGCGCTGAATTACCTCAAGCACCTGCGCCTCAACCGGGTGGTGCTGGTGCTCTACGAGCGCTTCGGACGCCTCCCCAGCGAACTGGCCCGCGTCATGTTCGCCGAAGGGACCCGCAGCGCCCTCGACCGTGACCTGTTCCCGACTGCCCGGCTTCTGCCGGAAGGGATGCGAGGTGAACTCTTCGAAGGTCACCTGATGATCATTCCGCTGTTCACGACGGGCGCGCAGTACGGTTACCTGATCGTCGATCAGCCGCACGGCGTGTATTTCGACGAGGAAACGCCGCAGCACACCATCAGCCGGTCCATCCGGCACCTGGAGCAGCTTCACGCGATGCGCAGCGCGCACGACGACCTGGAGCGGCGGGTGGCCGACCGCACCCTGGAATTGCAGCGCCTCAACGAGCAACTGCAGCACGACGCCGTGCATGACGTCCTGACCGGCCTTGCCAACCGCGCGCTCTTTCACGACCGCCTGCGGCGGGTGGTGGCGCAGGCCGAGCGGGACAGCACGCAGGGCTACGCGGTGTTGTTCCTTGACTGTGACCGCTTCAAGTCCATCAACGACACCATGGGCCACAGCGTCGGTGATGACTTCCTGATCGAGTTTGCCGGACGCCTGTCAACAAGCGTGCGCCCGCAGGACACCGTCGCGCGCTTTGGCGGAGATGAATTCGCGGTCCTGCTCGAAGATGTGTTTGAAGCGCCTGACGTCATGATGATCGCCGAGCGCATTCAGCATACGCTGAGCGAACCGATGGACTTGCTGGGTCGCCCTTTCGCGGTGACGGCCAGCATGGGCATCGTCACCAGTGCCGGAGGGTACTCGAAGTACGAAGACGTCCTGCGCGACGCCGACATCGCGATGTACCACTCCAAGTCGCTGGGACCGGGCCGCACGACCATGTTCGAAGTCACCATGCACGAACGGGTCCTCAACCGCTCCCGGCTGGAAACCGAGTTGCGTCAGGCCCTCAGTCGCGGTGGGCTTTCGGTGCAGTATCAACCGATCGTCGACGTGCAGAGCGGTACCCTGCGGGGATTTGAGGCGCTCGCGCGCTGGGTGCATCCCGTGCGGGGCTTCGTGAGTCCCGGTGAATTCATCTCGGTGGCCGAAGAAGCGGGGCTGGTGGTGGATCTCGACCGCTTCGTGCTGTTCGAGGCGTGTGACTGCCTGCGCGCCTGGCGTGAACAGGTACCACAGGCAAGAGACTGCTTTCTGAGCGTCAATGTCAGCACCACGCAGTTCTCCCGAGCCGATTTCGTGCATGCCGTGCAAGGCGTGCTGCGGGATACCGGACTCTGCCCGGCCGACGTGCGACTCGAAATCACCGAAAGCCTGCTGATGCAGCGCGCGCCCGTGGTGCAGCGCAACCTCGAAGGGCTGCGCGAACTGGGCGTGCAGCTGTATATCGACGATTTTGGCACCGGGTACTCGTCACTCGGTTACCTGCAGCAGTTCGCGCCCAGCGTGCTCAAAATCGACCGTTCATTCGTGCAGCGCGTCCCCATGCACTCCGAGAGTGCCGAACTGGTCCGCACGATCCTCTCCATGGCGCGAAACCTCAACATCGCCGTCGTGGCCGAAGGAGTGGAATGTCAGGAGCAATGGACGTGGTTGCGCGAAGCAGGCTGCACTTACGCCCAGGGTTTCTTTTTCGCAAAGCCCCTCGTGCCGGAAGACGCGCTCGACGTGCTGCGCCAGAATCAGCCTTTGCCGGGCACCCCAAAAGAAGCCTCAGGAATGAAGGTCAGCGGAAGCGGCGGACACGGCAGCTGA
- a CDS encoding C40 family peptidase, producing MYSPDTAPLPDPRVHAFDEQRRVAEDALRGELPGEWTWLTPQKAVAARGRVSLRERPTTGSAQVTEALHGEAMQILEVRDDGWAWVRTLHDDYLGFACQRALGRELPASATVRVSALRGHLFAAPRVSATLLDEVSHGALFELLDREAHHIDGRRWWRVRYAEGEAFLQAALTAPDASQGQRSLHFARRFLDTPYVWGGRSAWGIDCSGLTQLFYPAGVLPRDADQQQAFLTPTDTPRAGDLAFFPGHVGIMLNEREMLHANATHMRVTIETLGEGEYGARLARELRGFGQWVNPGRDTADSAAVSAASADLHS from the coding sequence ATGTACAGCCCTGACACCGCACCCCTGCCGGATCCACGCGTTCACGCCTTCGACGAGCAACGGCGCGTGGCCGAAGACGCTTTACGGGGAGAGTTGCCCGGGGAGTGGACATGGCTTACGCCTCAGAAGGCCGTCGCCGCGCGAGGCCGGGTTTCCCTGCGTGAGCGCCCCACCACCGGCAGCGCGCAGGTCACCGAAGCCCTGCACGGCGAGGCGATGCAGATTCTCGAGGTGCGCGACGACGGCTGGGCCTGGGTGCGCACGCTGCACGACGACTACCTGGGCTTCGCCTGTCAGCGCGCGCTTGGCCGGGAGTTGCCCGCTTCGGCAACGGTGCGGGTCAGCGCCCTGCGCGGGCACCTGTTTGCCGCACCGCGGGTCAGCGCCACCCTGCTGGACGAAGTCAGCCACGGGGCACTCTTCGAGTTGCTGGATCGAGAAGCCCACCACATCGACGGCCGTCGGTGGTGGCGGGTACGCTACGCCGAGGGTGAAGCGTTTCTGCAAGCGGCCCTGACGGCGCCGGACGCCTCGCAGGGCCAGCGCAGCCTGCACTTCGCACGCCGCTTTCTCGATACGCCGTACGTCTGGGGAGGCCGCAGCGCCTGGGGCATCGACTGCTCCGGACTGACGCAGCTGTTTTACCCTGCGGGAGTGCTGCCACGCGACGCCGACCAGCAGCAGGCTTTCCTGACCCCCACGGACACCCCGCGGGCGGGTGACCTGGCGTTTTTTCCGGGGCATGTCGGCATCATGCTGAACGAGCGAGAGATGCTGCACGCCAACGCGACGCACATGCGCGTCACGATCGAAACGCTGGGAGAAGGCGAGTACGGGGCGCGACTCGCGCGGGAACTCCGCGGCTTCGGGCAGTGGGTGAACCCGGGGCGTGACACGGCGGATTCAGCTGCCGTGTCCGCCGCTTCCGCTGACCTTCATTCCTGA